The following proteins are co-located in the Gloeocapsa sp. PCC 7428 genome:
- a CDS encoding cysteine desulfurase family protein, whose amino-acid sequence MQIYLDYSATTPPRPEAIAAMQAVLTQYWGNPSSLHEWGGRAATVLEQARMQVASLINAPAESIVFTSGGTEADNLAIMGIARQYSQPQHIIISQVEHPAIAEPVKLLEQWGWQVTRLPVDTQGRVNPLELKAALRSNTVLVSIIYGQSEVGTLQPIESLCRITHLHGALFHTDAVQVAGRLPIDVQQLPIDLLSLSSHKIYGSQGTGALYVRPGIEIVPLLGGGGQESRRRSGTEAVPIIAGFGVAAELAAQEMTLETPRLIQLRDRLFDLLSDTPYLIPTGDRTARLPHHVSFCLAYTDENNITGKTIVRQLNLAGIAISSGSACQSGKLSPSPILCAMGYTPQQALGAIRLTLGRDTTTADVDWTAIVLKQVLHRSIPKLTCASCS is encoded by the coding sequence ATGCAAATTTATCTAGACTACAGTGCGACAACACCACCACGCCCTGAAGCGATCGCCGCCATGCAGGCAGTTTTGACACAATATTGGGGTAATCCTTCTAGCTTACATGAGTGGGGCGGACGTGCTGCAACAGTATTAGAACAAGCACGAATGCAGGTTGCTAGCTTAATCAATGCACCAGCCGAATCAATCGTTTTTACGTCTGGAGGTACGGAAGCTGATAACTTAGCAATTATGGGAATTGCACGTCAGTACTCGCAACCGCAACACATCATCATTTCGCAAGTAGAACATCCTGCGATCGCTGAGCCAGTTAAACTACTAGAGCAATGGGGTTGGCAAGTTACTCGCTTACCAGTAGACACGCAAGGAAGAGTCAATCCACTGGAATTAAAAGCAGCATTACGCAGCAATACAGTTTTAGTTTCGATCATCTACGGACAAAGCGAAGTAGGAACATTACAACCTATCGAGTCTCTATGTAGAATTACGCATTTACATGGTGCTTTATTTCACACAGATGCCGTGCAAGTTGCGGGAAGATTACCCATTGACGTACAACAACTTCCTATTGATCTACTGTCGCTTTCTAGTCATAAAATCTATGGATCTCAAGGCACGGGAGCGCTTTATGTACGTCCTGGCATCGAAATAGTACCATTACTTGGTGGTGGTGGACAAGAATCACGCCGACGCTCTGGCACAGAAGCCGTACCAATCATTGCCGGATTTGGTGTAGCTGCGGAACTCGCTGCGCAAGAAATGACTTTAGAAACACCCCGTTTAATTCAACTACGCGATCGCCTTTTCGATCTACTCAGCGATACACCTTATTTAATTCCTACAGGCGATCGTACTGCGCGTCTTCCACATCATGTGAGTTTCTGCCTTGCATATACCGATGAAAACAACATCACAGGTAAAACGATTGTCCGCCAACTTAATCTAGCAGGAATTGCCATCAGTTCCGGTTCCGCTTGTCAAAGTGGTAAGCTTTCCCCAAGCCCAATCCTTTGTGCAATGGGCTATACTCCCCAGCAAGCACTAGGCGCAATTCGTTTAACTCTAGGACGAGACACAACCACAGCCGATGTTGATTGGACAGCGATAGTCCTAAAACAAGTTTTACACCGGTCAATACCTAAATTAACCTGTGCAAGTTGCTCGTAA
- the argS gene encoding arginine--tRNA ligase: protein MSATLEQLKHRFTQALIVAFGNDFAEIDPIIVAASNPKFGDYQSNVALSLSRQLKQPARAIAEQIVEKLDVTDICEPPSIAGPGFINLLLKTEYIEAQLRSIQTDPRLGVALAKTPKRVIVDFSSPNIAKEMHVGHLRSTIIGDCIARVLEFRGHDVLRLNHVGDWGTQFGMLIAYLREAYPDALTTANALELGDLVTFYRKAKQRFDEDETFRETARQEVVKLQAGVEDTQKAWELLCEQSRREFQVIYNLLDIHLIERGESFYNPLLPAVVEDLDRQGLLVEDAGAKCVFLEGFTNKEGEPLPLIVQKSDGGYNYATTDLAALRYRIKQDQAERLIYVTDAGQANHFAQVFQVARRAGWIPENVEIVHVPFGLVLGEDGKKLKTRSGETIRLRDLLDEAIARSRADLESRLQAEGRTETEEFKAKVAQTVGISAVKYADLSQNRTSNYIFSYDKMLALQGNTAPYMLYAYVRIQGISRKGQIDFEQLGSEANIFLHEPTEFTLAKHLLQLSETISDVEQDLMPNRLCQYLFELSQKFNQFYDQCPVLQAEEPIRTSRLLMCDLTARSLRLGLSLLGISVIERM from the coding sequence ATGAGTGCGACACTGGAACAACTAAAACATCGATTTACACAAGCCCTGATTGTTGCTTTTGGCAATGATTTTGCTGAGATAGACCCAATAATTGTAGCTGCAAGTAATCCTAAATTTGGCGATTATCAATCGAATGTTGCTTTATCTCTAAGTAGGCAATTAAAGCAACCAGCACGCGCGATCGCTGAACAGATTGTAGAAAAATTAGATGTAACTGATATCTGTGAACCACCGAGTATTGCAGGTCCTGGCTTTATAAATTTATTGCTAAAGACAGAATATATAGAAGCACAACTGCGTTCAATTCAGACAGATCCTAGATTAGGTGTTGCATTAGCCAAAACTCCCAAACGAGTAATTGTTGACTTCTCTAGCCCGAATATTGCCAAGGAAATGCACGTAGGACACTTGCGTTCTACGATTATTGGAGATTGTATTGCACGAGTTTTAGAATTTCGCGGTCACGATGTTTTGCGGCTAAATCATGTTGGCGATTGGGGTACGCAGTTTGGAATGCTAATCGCTTACCTACGCGAAGCTTACCCTGATGCGTTGACAACGGCTAATGCGTTGGAACTTGGAGATTTAGTGACTTTTTACCGTAAAGCTAAACAAAGGTTTGACGAAGATGAAACATTTAGAGAAACAGCACGACAAGAAGTTGTCAAACTGCAAGCGGGAGTAGAAGATACTCAGAAGGCTTGGGAATTGCTATGCGAACAGTCGCGGCGGGAGTTTCAAGTTATCTACAATTTACTCGATATTCATTTAATCGAGCGCGGAGAATCTTTTTATAATCCATTATTACCAGCAGTTGTCGAAGATTTAGACCGTCAAGGCTTGCTTGTAGAAGACGCGGGAGCAAAATGCGTCTTCTTGGAAGGTTTTACTAACAAAGAAGGAGAACCGCTGCCGCTGATTGTGCAGAAATCGGATGGTGGTTACAATTATGCTACGACAGATCTAGCTGCACTACGTTACCGAATCAAACAAGATCAGGCAGAACGGTTAATCTATGTTACAGATGCGGGACAAGCAAATCACTTTGCACAAGTATTTCAAGTAGCACGACGAGCAGGTTGGATTCCAGAGAATGTAGAAATTGTTCATGTTCCCTTTGGGTTAGTTTTGGGAGAAGATGGAAAGAAACTTAAAACACGCTCTGGAGAGACTATCCGATTGCGAGATTTGCTGGATGAAGCGATCGCGCGATCGCGTGCTGATTTAGAATCTCGGCTACAAGCAGAAGGTCGCACTGAGACAGAAGAATTCAAAGCTAAAGTTGCTCAAACCGTTGGTATTAGCGCGGTTAAATACGCGGATTTGAGTCAAAATCGAACGAGCAATTACATCTTTAGTTACGATAAGATGCTTGCTTTGCAGGGTAACACTGCACCTTATATGCTGTATGCTTACGTGCGAATTCAGGGAATTAGTCGTAAGGGACAGATAGACTTTGAACAACTAGGTTCAGAAGCAAACATTTTCTTACATGAACCAACAGAGTTTACGCTAGCAAAACATTTATTACAACTTAGTGAAACTATCAGCGATGTTGAGCAAGATTTGATGCCAAATCGTTTGTGTCAGTACTTGTTTGAACTCAGTCAGAAGTTTAATCAGTTTTACGATCAGTGTCCAGTTTTACAAGCAGAAGAACCGATACGTACATCTCGGTTACTGATGTGCGATCTAACCGCGCGATCGCTGCGACTTGGTTTATCTTTACTTGGCATATCGGTCATTGAGAGGATGTAA
- a CDS encoding queuosine precursor transporter, translated as MLAFIVGYYSVSKAYKHLDTIAALFVTVLLISNVTSTKIVTLGPFTFDGGTLLFPLSYIFGDVLTEVYGYARSRKVIWLGFFSALLMSVTFIVVGILPPAPDWQYQTAYNQILGLTPRIVAASLVAYFVGEFANSFTLAKLKLVTHGRWLWMRTIGSTLVGQILDTAIFILVAFSGVVPNNLLWTLIVSNYLFKCGVEILFTPVTYWTTGWLKQQEKEDYYDINTDFNPFHSG; from the coding sequence ATGCTCGCGTTCATCGTAGGATATTATTCGGTGTCCAAAGCGTATAAACATCTAGACACGATCGCAGCGTTATTTGTTACGGTACTACTCATCTCAAATGTCACTTCGACAAAAATTGTTACCCTTGGACCGTTTACCTTTGACGGCGGGACGCTATTGTTCCCCCTAAGCTATATTTTTGGCGACGTTCTAACAGAGGTTTATGGATATGCGCGATCGCGTAAGGTGATTTGGCTAGGATTTTTCTCAGCTTTGTTAATGTCTGTGACATTTATTGTTGTTGGAATTCTCCCACCTGCACCGGATTGGCAATATCAAACCGCATATAATCAAATTCTTGGACTTACACCTAGAATCGTGGCAGCAAGTTTAGTTGCGTATTTTGTTGGTGAGTTTGCCAACTCCTTCACTTTAGCGAAATTAAAACTTGTTACCCACGGACGATGGCTGTGGATGCGGACGATTGGTTCCACTTTAGTTGGTCAAATTTTAGATACAGCAATATTTATTCTGGTTGCGTTTAGCGGCGTTGTCCCAAATAATTTATTGTGGACATTAATTGTGTCGAACTATTTATTCAAATGTGGAGTGGAAATTTTGTTTACTCCTGTGACGTACTGGACTACAGGATGGTTGAAGCAACAGGAGAAGGAAGATTACTACGATATCAACACAGACTTTAATCCATTCCACTCAGGTTAG
- a CDS encoding DUF655 domain-containing protein, protein MSSSQSFSDRLAEVASFRISLEWLCDRISLMGKIQYSSDIPSSSVRLLSVCVSHLLILLSVSLTACRSVQSQQKPKPLPQDPFTEVYFNHRESAEYQEPYRLQKRQGDDLEAKIVAAIATAQSTVDVAIQELRLPKIAQALVERHNAGVKVRVILENNYSRPWSSLTAAEIEKLTQRERDRYQEFRALVDRDRDGKMTRDEINQGDTLVILNQARVPWIDDTADGSAGSGLMHHKFVVVDQRIVVVTSANFTTSDIHGDFASPSSIGNANNLLKIDSPELAKLFTEEFDLMWGDGPGGQLDSQFGLNKPLRSPQHVQVGNTYISVQFSPTSPTIPWNRSTNGLIGQALSTATSSVDLALFVFSEQRLANILETSHQQSVKIRALIDPSFAFRTYSEALDMMGVALSDNCQYEKNNRPWQNAIATVGTPQLPQGDSLHHKFGVVDKRIAIAGSHNWSAAANEKNDEALLILQNSTVAAHYVQEFERLYATAQLGVPVSVQTKIKEQQCVHHATTPVDTKAYDKVNLNTASLEELTALPGVGEKLAQRIITARQEKPFTSLADLERVSGIGKKLVTQLSDRVTW, encoded by the coding sequence GTGTCAAGCTCTCAATCGTTCAGCGACCGGCTAGCTGAGGTTGCTTCTTTCAGGATATCGCTTGAGTGGTTGTGCGATCGCATATCTTTGATGGGAAAAATTCAATACAGCAGCGATATCCCAAGTTCTTCCGTGCGTCTACTATCTGTTTGTGTAAGCCACCTATTAATTTTACTGTCTGTGAGTTTGACCGCGTGTCGATCAGTACAGTCGCAACAAAAACCAAAACCTCTACCACAAGATCCTTTCACTGAGGTGTATTTTAACCATAGAGAATCGGCAGAATATCAAGAACCTTATCGCCTGCAAAAGCGACAGGGTGATGATTTAGAAGCAAAAATCGTTGCGGCGATCGCTACTGCCCAATCTACAGTAGATGTTGCAATTCAAGAACTACGCTTACCGAAAATTGCCCAAGCTTTAGTAGAACGTCATAATGCTGGGGTGAAAGTTAGAGTAATTCTGGAAAATAACTACAGTCGCCCTTGGAGTAGCCTTACCGCCGCAGAAATCGAAAAACTAACCCAACGCGAACGCGATCGCTATCAAGAATTTCGGGCGTTGGTAGATCGCGATCGAGATGGCAAAATGACTCGTGATGAAATTAATCAAGGTGATACTTTAGTTATTCTCAATCAAGCACGAGTTCCTTGGATTGATGATACGGCGGATGGTTCAGCAGGTAGCGGCTTGATGCATCACAAATTTGTTGTTGTCGATCAACGAATTGTAGTTGTAACGTCTGCAAACTTTACGACAAGTGATATTCATGGCGATTTTGCTTCTCCTAGTAGTATAGGTAATGCGAATAATCTTTTGAAAATTGATAGCCCAGAACTCGCCAAGCTATTTACTGAAGAATTTGATTTAATGTGGGGTGATGGTCCTGGCGGTCAACTTGATAGCCAATTTGGTTTAAATAAGCCATTGCGATCGCCGCAGCACGTTCAAGTTGGTAACACGTATATTTCTGTACAGTTTTCGCCAACATCGCCTACTATTCCTTGGAACCGCAGCACTAATGGTTTAATTGGTCAAGCGCTTAGTACAGCCACAAGTTCTGTAGATTTAGCTTTATTCGTTTTTTCTGAACAACGATTAGCGAATATTTTAGAGACTTCACACCAACAAAGTGTCAAAATTCGAGCGTTAATTGATCCGAGTTTTGCTTTCCGTACCTACAGTGAAGCACTAGACATGATGGGAGTAGCATTAAGTGACAATTGTCAGTATGAAAAAAATAATCGTCCTTGGCAAAATGCGATCGCAACTGTCGGGACACCGCAACTACCGCAAGGTGATTCGTTACATCATAAGTTTGGTGTTGTAGACAAACGCATCGCGATCGCTGGTTCGCATAATTGGTCAGCCGCAGCGAATGAAAAAAACGATGAAGCATTGTTAATCTTACAAAACTCTACCGTTGCAGCGCATTACGTACAAGAATTTGAGCGACTTTATGCAACGGCACAATTGGGTGTACCAGTGAGTGTACAAACAAAAATTAAGGAACAACAGTGCGTGCATCATGCTACTACTCCGGTTGACACGAAGGCATATGATAAAGTTAATCTCAACACAGCTAGCCTAGAAGAATTAACGGCGTTACCTGGTGTTGGTGAAAAACTAGCACAACGAATCATCACAGCACGTCAAGAAAAACCTTTTACATCTCTCGCCGATTTAGAACGCGTATCAGGAATTGGCAAGAAGCTAGTGACTCAGTTAAGCGATCGCGTGACTTGGTAA
- a CDS encoding NAD(P)/FAD-dependent oxidoreductase — translation MTQQPARICILGGGFGGLYTALRLSQLPWSSQKPEIVLVDQSDRFLFSPLLYELLTGELQTWEIAPPFSEILAGTGVRFYQESVTEINIDDQRVRLQDGVEIPYDRLVLALGGETPLDMVAGATSYAFPFRTIDDAYRLEARLRRLEESPVDKIRIAIVGGGYCGVELACKLADRLENRARIRLIEMTDQILRTSPEHNRVAANKALEARGVWIDLETSVQEVEPQAIALEYKNQVDTIPVDIVIWTVGTRVAPVVRSLPLKQNQRGQLTTTSTLQVIDHPEIFALGDLADCRDVEGQQVPATAQAAFQQADYAGWNVWASLTQRPLLPFRYQHLGEMMTLGTDNATFTGLGIQLDGPLAYVARRLAYLYRMPTLGHKLKVGINWITSPLTELAE, via the coding sequence ATGACTCAGCAACCTGCACGCATTTGTATCCTTGGTGGTGGTTTTGGCGGTCTTTACACTGCCTTAAGATTGTCGCAACTGCCGTGGTCATCCCAAAAACCAGAAATTGTACTTGTCGATCAAAGCGATCGCTTCTTATTCTCGCCGCTACTTTACGAACTCCTCACAGGTGAGCTACAAACTTGGGAAATAGCGCCACCCTTCTCAGAAATTTTGGCAGGCACAGGCGTACGTTTTTATCAAGAAAGTGTTACAGAAATTAATATTGATGACCAACGCGTTCGTCTACAAGACGGTGTTGAAATTCCTTACGATCGCCTTGTTTTGGCGTTGGGTGGTGAAACTCCGCTGGATATGGTTGCTGGTGCAACATCGTATGCTTTTCCGTTCCGAACAATTGACGATGCATATCGCTTGGAAGCTAGACTAAGACGACTAGAAGAATCTCCCGTCGATAAAATCCGTATAGCAATTGTGGGAGGAGGTTATTGCGGTGTTGAGTTGGCGTGCAAATTGGCAGATCGCTTAGAAAACCGCGCGCGCATTCGATTAATTGAAATGACAGATCAAATCTTGCGAACTTCACCAGAACACAATCGCGTCGCTGCGAACAAAGCACTAGAAGCGCGAGGGGTTTGGATAGATTTAGAAACTAGCGTACAAGAAGTTGAACCACAAGCGATCGCACTCGAATACAAAAATCAAGTTGATACGATTCCTGTCGATATCGTGATTTGGACAGTAGGAACGCGCGTTGCGCCTGTAGTGCGATCGCTTCCACTCAAGCAAAATCAGCGCGGTCAACTAACAACAACATCTACCTTACAAGTTATCGACCATCCCGAAATCTTTGCTTTGGGTGACTTAGCGGATTGTCGCGATGTAGAAGGACAACAAGTCCCCGCAACCGCGCAAGCAGCGTTTCAACAAGCCGACTATGCGGGTTGGAACGTTTGGGCTTCGTTGACACAACGTCCTTTACTTCCCTTCCGCTATCAACATTTAGGCGAAATGATGACGCTGGGAACCGACAATGCAACGTTTACGGGATTAGGAATTCAGCTTGATGGTCCTTTAGCTTATGTCGCTCGTCGCTTAGCATATCTTTATCGTATGCCAACTTTAGGTCACAAACTTAAGGTAGGAATTAATTGGATAACTAGTCCGTTGACAGAATTAGCTGAATAG
- the nadA gene encoding quinolinate synthase NadA, which yields MFTTALAATKSPIDLFAAIQELKEEMNAVILAHYYQEPDIQDIADYIGDSLGLSRQAASTDADVIVFAGVHFMAETAKILNPDKLVLLPDLAAGCSLADSCPPEAFAAFKAAHPDHLVISYINCTAEIKAMSDIICTSSNAVGIVSQIPENQPVIFAPDRNLGQYVIQQTGRDLLLWQGSCIVHETFSERKIVQLKAEHPEAEVIAHPECENAVLRHANYIGSTTALLKYCQQSHAQAFIVATEPGIIHQMQKQQPGKIFIPAPPVNSCACNECPYMRLNTLEKLYRAMKNRSPQINLAESTRLAALKPIQKMLEMSSK from the coding sequence GTGTTTACAACTGCACTAGCCGCAACGAAATCACCAATTGACTTATTTGCAGCAATTCAAGAATTAAAGGAAGAGATGAATGCTGTCATTCTGGCACATTACTACCAAGAGCCAGACATTCAAGATATTGCTGACTATATTGGTGACTCTTTAGGGCTTTCTCGTCAAGCAGCCAGCACAGATGCTGATGTCATTGTCTTCGCCGGTGTACATTTCATGGCAGAAACGGCTAAAATTCTCAATCCTGACAAGCTTGTGCTTCTACCTGATTTAGCCGCAGGATGTTCTTTAGCTGATAGTTGTCCACCCGAAGCTTTTGCAGCTTTCAAAGCGGCGCATCCAGATCATTTGGTAATTTCTTACATCAACTGCACTGCCGAAATTAAGGCAATGAGCGACATTATTTGTACTAGTTCCAATGCAGTTGGAATTGTAAGTCAAATTCCAGAAAATCAACCAGTCATCTTTGCTCCAGATCGCAACCTTGGACAATATGTAATCCAGCAGACTGGCAGAGACTTGCTACTTTGGCAAGGCAGTTGTATCGTGCATGAAACATTCTCAGAACGCAAAATAGTGCAGTTAAAAGCTGAACATCCTGAAGCTGAAGTCATTGCGCATCCTGAATGTGAAAATGCTGTCCTGCGCCATGCTAATTATATTGGCTCTACAACTGCTCTTCTTAAATACTGTCAGCAAAGCCATGCGCAAGCTTTCATCGTAGCTACCGAACCAGGTATTATTCACCAAATGCAAAAGCAACAGCCAGGTAAAATATTTATTCCTGCGCCTCCAGTCAATAGCTGTGCATGTAATGAATGTCCTTACATGCGTTTAAATACTTTAGAGAAACTGTATCGGGCAATGAAAAACCGTAGTCCACAAATTAACCTTGCCGAATCAACGCGCTTAGCAGCTTTGAAACCTATTCAAAAAATGCTGGAAATGAGTAGTAAATAA
- a CDS encoding FAD-binding oxidoreductase produces MKTYDWIVIGGGITGAALSYELVKQGFAVLLLEKEATPHNATYYSYGGLAYWSGTTDLTKQLCEEGITRHRLLSQELSADTEFRELDLLLTINRDDNPETVAASYAQFAIPPRLLSVDEACELEPLLNKDAIAGALSVKHGHIHAEKLAEAYIQAFLRAGGTMYVAQVWELLREGQRIIGVKTKTNTYHAANTVVCAGGFSRALLKSAGISVCVYFTHAEIIATPPVDVELRTLVMPAVLKRFQLEAESTKDDSLWDSGNETLPPILDPGAVQFCDRRLYLGQMSRVLTEPFAPIDAVSSETALRNSVGMILPKLKNLPGTWHHCLVAFSRDRLPLIGAIPNFEGIHIFSGFSNPLVLIPPLAQRFAHSIVGQPDDIIPQLTPARIHLKGARSDD; encoded by the coding sequence ATGAAAACTTATGACTGGATTGTAATCGGCGGTGGAATTACAGGTGCAGCATTAAGCTATGAGTTAGTCAAACAAGGCTTTGCTGTATTACTCCTTGAAAAAGAAGCAACACCACACAATGCTACTTATTACAGTTATGGTGGTTTAGCGTATTGGTCAGGGACAACTGATTTAACGAAGCAACTTTGTGAAGAAGGAATTACCCGTCACCGCTTGCTATCTCAAGAGTTAAGCGCGGATACTGAGTTTCGGGAATTAGATTTACTCTTGACGATTAATCGCGATGACAATCCAGAAACTGTAGCTGCATCTTATGCACAATTTGCGATTCCACCACGATTACTGAGTGTCGATGAAGCGTGTGAATTAGAACCATTATTGAATAAAGATGCGATCGCTGGGGCGCTGAGTGTCAAACACGGACACATCCATGCAGAAAAACTTGCCGAAGCTTACATCCAAGCATTCTTACGTGCAGGTGGTACGATGTACGTGGCGCAGGTGTGGGAGTTATTGCGCGAAGGTCAACGTATCATTGGCGTGAAAACAAAAACAAACACTTACCATGCAGCAAATACGGTTGTGTGTGCAGGTGGCTTTAGCCGCGCATTACTTAAATCAGCCGGAATTTCAGTCTGTGTATACTTCACTCATGCAGAAATCATCGCCACTCCACCTGTCGATGTCGAGTTACGCACCCTCGTCATGCCAGCGGTATTGAAAAGATTTCAACTAGAAGCAGAGTCTACAAAAGATGATAGTCTATGGGATTCTGGAAATGAAACATTGCCACCAATTTTAGACCCAGGAGCCGTTCAATTTTGCGATCGCCGATTATATTTGGGTCAAATGAGTCGGGTACTGACAGAACCTTTTGCACCTATCGACGCGGTTAGTAGCGAAACAGCACTCAGAAACAGTGTTGGAATGATATTACCAAAACTCAAAAACTTACCAGGAACATGGCATCATTGCTTAGTTGCCTTTAGTCGCGATCGTCTACCTTTGATTGGGGCTATTCCTAATTTTGAAGGTATTCATATTTTCTCAGGCTTTAGCAATCCCTTAGTCCTCATACCCCCCTTAG
- a CDS encoding TIGR04168 family protein → MTSQIMYDRLIKIAVVGDIHDQWEAEDGIALQHLDVDLVLFVGDFGNESVEVVRTIAALEIPKAAVFGNHDAWYTATDWGRKKCPYNREQEDWVQQQIDLLGESHVGYQKRDFPEFNLSIVGSRPFSWGGATWKNANFYQERFGVTSFAESTDLMVAAAKSAQHDNIIFLGHNGPFGLGDRAEDPCGKDWQPLGGDFGDPDFAEAIAQTRAAGKNIPLVTFGHMHHKLRHTQQQLRKAINVAEGTVYLNAASVPRIIQIGGDRQRNFSLVYLQGSTVTQVSLVWLHQNYKIASEQILYQNSSSLMQPA, encoded by the coding sequence ATGACCAGTCAGATAATGTACGATCGCCTGATAAAAATTGCTGTAGTTGGAGATATTCACGACCAGTGGGAAGCTGAAGATGGCATTGCATTACAGCACTTAGATGTAGATTTGGTACTATTTGTGGGCGATTTTGGTAACGAATCAGTAGAAGTTGTGCGGACGATCGCTGCTTTAGAAATTCCCAAAGCCGCAGTTTTTGGCAATCACGATGCTTGGTATACTGCCACAGATTGGGGACGCAAAAAATGCCCTTACAACCGCGAACAGGAAGACTGGGTACAGCAACAAATTGATTTACTAGGGGAAAGCCATGTTGGTTATCAAAAACGCGACTTTCCAGAGTTTAATCTCAGCATTGTTGGTAGCCGTCCCTTTAGCTGGGGAGGTGCAACATGGAAAAACGCCAATTTTTACCAAGAACGATTTGGAGTCACTAGTTTTGCTGAATCTACTGATTTGATGGTAGCTGCGGCTAAAAGCGCGCAACACGATAACATTATCTTTCTTGGACATAATGGTCCATTTGGACTCGGCGATCGCGCTGAAGATCCTTGTGGTAAAGATTGGCAACCACTAGGAGGTGATTTTGGCGATCCTGACTTTGCAGAAGCGATCGCGCAAACTCGCGCAGCCGGAAAAAATATTCCCTTGGTGACTTTTGGTCATATGCATCACAAACTTCGCCATACACAACAGCAACTTCGTAAAGCAATTAATGTTGCAGAAGGAACAGTTTATCTGAATGCAGCGAGTGTTCCTCGCATCATACAAATAGGAGGCGATCGCCAGCGGAATTTTTCGCTTGTCTATTTACAAGGTAGTACTGTCACTCAAGTTTCCTTAGTATGGTTACATCAAAACTACAAAATAGCGTCTGAACAAATTCTTTATCAAAATAGTAGTTCTTTAATGCAGCCAGCATAG
- the nadC gene encoding carboxylating nicotinate-nucleotide diphosphorylase produces MQNLAVLPPLLILDPILRAWLIEDIGRGDRTTQGLLSAENPWVSAQWIAKAPGVIAGLPVAARVFQLLSEQTRFITTVDEGQLCQPGQVVAQIEGPLEALLTGERVALNLVMRLSGIASLTRKYVEKLAELPTRLVDTRKTTPGLRLLEKYATQVGGAKNHRMGLDDAVMIKDNHIAAAGGIGNAIARIRAQISYPLTIEVETETIEQVQEALQHQADIIMLDNMPVEVMYQAVNLIRQYNKRIKIEASGNITLDTIYQVAATGVDYVSTSAPVTQSSWLDLSMKIKG; encoded by the coding sequence ATGCAAAATTTGGCTGTCTTACCGCCTCTTTTAATTTTAGATCCTATACTTCGTGCTTGGTTAATCGAGGATATTGGGCGAGGCGATCGCACAACACAAGGTTTATTGTCAGCAGAAAATCCTTGGGTAAGCGCACAGTGGATAGCAAAAGCCCCTGGAGTGATTGCAGGATTACCAGTTGCAGCAAGAGTGTTTCAGCTTTTGTCTGAGCAAACTCGTTTTATAACTACTGTTGATGAAGGGCAATTGTGTCAGCCAGGACAAGTGGTCGCACAAATAGAAGGTCCACTAGAAGCGCTGCTGACAGGAGAACGAGTTGCTTTAAACTTAGTTATGCGCCTAAGTGGAATTGCGAGTTTGACGCGAAAGTATGTAGAGAAGCTTGCTGAACTTCCTACGCGGTTGGTTGATACGCGCAAAACAACGCCAGGATTAAGGTTGCTTGAGAAGTATGCAACGCAAGTAGGTGGTGCGAAAAACCACCGTATGGGTTTAGATGACGCAGTAATGATTAAAGATAACCATATTGCTGCTGCTGGAGGAATTGGAAATGCGATCGCTCGCATTCGCGCTCAAATTTCTTATCCTTTAACAATAGAAGTGGAAACAGAAACGATTGAACAAGTGCAAGAAGCTTTACAGCATCAAGCGGACATTATCATGCTTGACAATATGCCTGTAGAAGTGATGTATCAAGCAGTTAACCTGATTCGTCAGTATAATAAACGAATAAAAATAGAAGCCTCAGGTAACATTACGTTGGATACAATTTATCAAGTCGCTGCTACTGGAGTTGATTATGTTTCGACAAGTGCTCCAGTGACGCAATCTTCGTGGCTTGATTTAAGTATGAAAATTAAAGGCTAG